GATTTGTAAATTACCTTCACCCCCTATGATAATGAAGCCTACCAACATCAAAAAAGGATGTAGCTGTAGAGAGAAATTAATGGACATGTGAGGCTTTTTTTGCATGATAGAAATTGCAAACGTACATAAAAAATCAAGTCAAGCAAAAAGGTATACTTTGcataaaattaaagttttagttGATCAACCACAAATTTTTTACAGAAATAACCGATGATTTAGCAAATAtatcttacatatatatatatatatagacaaaacttaggtacagtattttaagtgttgttccttagattTCTCTTTTAAGATTCAGGCATGtcgctacttaactaaaaaatatactttcatcccatgaaaaaaaattcacatggctgaattttaagaggagaacctaaggaataacacctaaatactgtacctaactcttgcctatatatatatatatatatatatatatatcacgtGAAGATCAAATAATTCGACATGTGGAAAAGATACTTAATTTTAACCATTATGGcgtttaacatgtttttatttatatatataaatatatatatatatatatatttttttttttctttaatatgcTCAAAATGTAtaaatgtatgtatgtgtttacGAGAGACCAGGACAACTCAAATTTGGGAATCTGTTTTGCACTCTAACATAAGTGATACTTTACccaatattttcctttcttatttAGTATTTGTTTAGCTGGAAGGAAATGATATGCATATTTATGGTAATTGATTGTGATTTACCACCAATATGATGATTGTGCATGATTTTCAgtccatcgaaaaaatataagaatttatAGACCGAgaagaacataaaaattttcGGCTACAAAATTTCTGGAGGATATGAAATTATGCAAAGTATTGGTATgtgaattaataaaataataaaataaaaaaagccaaaataattttttaaaactcccAAAGAATATCACGAATACACGTCTAGCTATAACTATAAGTCTATAATAAACATTCATTTGGCACCACACGCATGTTACAGCACATGAGTGTTCAGAATCACCCTAAAATAGATAATGGGATAAGCACAAGACTCACAGCTCATGTGAAGAAGGAATTCGAAACctcattaattattttgattccAATATGGGTAGGTTGCTATGTGTCCTAGCTACATTAATTTCCTAACATACACACagaagggaaaacaaaaaaaacaaaaccaaaaaaaaaacccttaaagtctaaatattatataatttttttatgtcgtaaatatatataatataataataatgaccCTCACATGGGTACTTTTAtaaattactatttatttaaaaaataatatcaaatgttttaggtaaattttacctttttagGTAAATTTTACTTGTACTAGAGTTAagatatttaataattttgtggAGCCGTATGATAGTGATActcattttattcaaataaaaattattaattcttccgaaaaaaagaaaagaaaaaagagacaatTAGAAAGGTAGGTTTTATTTGATGGGTAGGTACGTGCTACCAAACTAGGCAACTACCTATCACTACTaccagtttctcaaaaaaactaTCACTACTACCAAACAAACAGCTTGGGATTTTAACTGGTTTAGGCTATAGGTAAATGTTACAATGGCAACAAGTAATTTTCcatttattagaaaatataaCCCTAGTTCAAGAAagaaagtcttttttttttttttttttgctaatcaaGAAAGAAAGTCTTTTCATTTCATCAAGTTCgtactaatattttattatctaaaaGAGTTGGTATTGTTGATTAAGAATCAACCTATCACTCTTGGTTTAAGTGTGAACCGCTTTACTAGAAGCTAgccaaatttcaaataattgacattaagacccaaaaaaacaaaaaatagtgcTTGGCTTAGCTGTCCTGTGCATTTTGTTACTGatattaaactatatatatatatatatatatatatatgattaaaaaagTTTGAAACAGTCCAAGCCAATTGGAGTGGCATCCAATACCATATTCAAAGTGAGAGAGGATCAAGAAAAATTCCAAATGCCAATAAACATGAGGAATAATACCTAGGTCACCCATTAAACcataacttaaaagtaaaagtaaaatattaagACAGTATTCATTAAcaataaaaagatcaaaaaatcaaatttaacacTAAACTTGTTAATGTCCAGAGAAACCAAGAAACACAAGATTTCTTCATTTCccaagccacacacacacatacaaaaatcaaaacaaacagtgaaacaaacacaaactttGATAGACATGGTCAACCGACTCAACCTCACAGGAAAACACCCAAAAACCAAACGAAAATTACAGAACccagaagagagaaagagagatagagagagagagggagagagagcttCTACAATTCTACAAAACCCCACAAattacaaccaaacaaaacctaGTACTGGAAATCATAacaagtgtatatatgtatatacatgaTACAAATTTAAAAACCCTTCAAGAAATCTAACAAAAACCACCAACCCAAGaagcaaaaagagagagaaagatagagtTAGAGTTAGAAAAACTTACATTGAAGATGAGGCTCTTGTTGGGAGCTTCCCATGCGAAACCACCTCTGAAATCTAAGGTCCAAACCAACACTAAAACCAGACCCAAAATTGCCAGCACGTGTGCCACAAACGTGAAAGGAATAGCCTTTACACCAAGTACCATGTTTCTCTGAACCAAAAAAACTCTATCCCCTCTACCCTGATCTTTGTAAAATAGCTATATACGGAAATGAAAGCAATCTCTTATGGCTAAATATATTCTGGTGGTAACGTCTTTTAATTGCTTGCCTTTTCTTGCTGATTGTTATTTTTAGCTGATTTGACCGTCGGATGAAAATCTTTTTATCATCATTATTGGATGGTTGCTGCCACGTTGATTTCTCTGATTGGGAGAGTACTGTTGGTTTTTGGGGTCTAGGGTGTACCCCACAACTTTGTGTCTTTTCTTCTACCCCTCATTCTTTACTTACCTTTCAACATTTTGCATATATTTCATCTGAGATATTATTGTGCTATTATTATTGTCGACTTTCTGATGTATGAGATAACCTATTGCGTTTCCACTCATACCTAAGACTTCAATACTTATGCTAGCAaacttttttgtgtgtgtttttggtcgttttctctttctttggtAAACAACCTCGTGGATGGAATTTGATTCCTTAGGGTTTGTTagaaattcatttattttgttatagttgaaaattttttattaaaaatattgtaaataaaagtaaaagttaactgaaataatataataaaatctataaatagtatcaaaaagtatggtggaacctataaatagtaataaaaataaattacactTGCTCACTAAATAGGACCTTACTgttttatatttgattattcaaatatgattcacgtttattattaaaatattgtttagCTACCTAGCTAGGCATCTTGgtttatattaaaaagaaaatgagatttttttttaataagttcgACTCATTTTTATGTAATTATGTTGATTTGATATTGTATTGAATTGTGTTAAGCGTCGTATTGTATGGATTGAATTGTGTTAACTATTACATCGGATACTTATTAAGCGGTAAATATATAGGAATATcttatataaagagagagaactttggaattagtgaaaaaaaattgtaaatttttgaaaaataattaataatatatggGGAGGAGATAGgtaacttttataatttatatacatACAGTGAACTTAGACACAATTTGGACCGCAAAGACTAGCAGCTTATGTCATCTGTGAcgtcataatttttaaaaagtagtgGGGGCTTATCAAATGTTAAATGACAATCGTCCTTTGTTCTTAGCATTGGCAGTTGGCTGTGTTAGTGATGGTGATTTCTTATGATCATGTGGAATGGTACGTGCCTCTTGAGGAAATTGGGCCCACTCAGTGACTCGACTCAACCGTGACTATCATTAAGAGATTGGAGCCAAGCGTATGGATTGGcatctttgaatttttgtacaTCAAGAGATTAGCATTTAGTGACCAGTGAAAATCGGAGGATTTTATAaacaaagtttggttacaaattacttcttttttttttttcacaaattccctgttaaattatatattttttcttatattatttatgtttgtaaaatttttataagataaaaaattaaaagctacgttatcaattaattgtttaaattgtaaatttttataatttaaaattatgtataaaaaataagtttatgaatcatataataaataacatctgattggcataaaatttggcatgtgtattaagagtgtaaagaacatgtaatttaacgattttcaaaatatatagtaatgttaatttttttttttaacagttgtgttcttaggttacaactaagtttgtaatcaaattttttctgaattttatttttcagaagataattactttgtgaatttcaagggaggggaaaaaaaactttctataagcttattattataatttgtaTGTATCAAAATTCGAAAACTAAGTGTCAAGTAAAGCTTCTTATATTTGTTACGTTGGTTGTGTAAAACTTtaaattggaatttttctttttctttttttggtaatcaaATTGGAAATTTTCACGACCATAATCTTGACGTAATGTTAACTTATAAGTTAGAAAATGGTCCATCATTTCCTGTCTTTAAAAGAACCCTCATTTGGTAAGCTTGTGGCTAATCCTCACTCGTATGTGACATTAGAGCCATTCACATTCCCTCATGACTTGACATTTGACAAATGACAACAAGTTAGATTTAAATcagaaaaagttttttatttttagaatcataTATTAGCAAAACCAAGATCTTTTCTTGTAGGATCATGAGGATCAGACCATGCATATACAAACAACCCAACTATCTCACATCagcccatcaaaaaaaaaaaaaaaaaacctatctcACATCAGTAATATCTACCAAGATTTTACTAAGACAGTCCATCAGAGTTTCGAAGACAGTTCAAGATTTCCAATGAACTCTgacaaaattgaataaaaataaattgaaaccaATGAAATATTAATTCACTACTATTCGGGCCTAAAAGTTTTAAGGGTGGCAAGGATTACAAATAGGTCGCTAAGCCCAATGTACAATTCATTGAGATCACAAAGAACAAGAGCAACAAGCCCAAGTTCAAGACAACATTTTGGGGCCTTAAATATGGGCTAGAGATTCTACACTACATAATtaccccccacccccacccttCTGTAATGCTACTACTATTATACTGGCTATTAGAAACCCAGGACCGTTTTGTAACGTTCTTctagtaatattatttgtatttttttagaaatatatgtgagtgaaaaagtataGAAATAATTGTAacgttgtttaaaaactgaaaaatgttACTTAAAATGCTATACCAAATGGTCtcccattctttttcttatctttctttttttgagctATGGTCAAAACAGTTCCAAGCCCTTAAGAAAACTTTGTCGATTCCTTATAAAAACCATTGAAGTCTGCAGCACTGTTTTGACATAGGCAAAAAGTCATCCAGTCTTACTCTAATAGATCAAGATAGctgaaacttttgagttttgagggCTTTTGTTTTCACTCAAATCAGTCACTATTAATAATTCTTCTGCCAGCtatgtaaacttttttttcctctctgacatctatatataatatacagcTGTTAATTAGGAAATCTCTATTGTTTATAGTCAGTTTGAAACTTTGTATGGAATCCATGTTGTTTAATGTTTAAAGGCACtcattaataatctattttaggaaaattttgatattaattttataaaaaatgaaaaaaaaattatcaaaacattaattgttttttttctttcctcataAAAACTTACTTTAACTGGATTGTTAACTAATGCtctaaggacactcgttagtataatccttatatatatatatatatatatatatatatatatatgtgaggtccaataatttgtggctctggcccatttttacattggagtccaaggcccgagccgaggaaggttatagccgaggataggtaataaaagtccaaatagtcttgagacttagtcgaggatgattctgtcctcagCATATCCGAGGTCTCACtagaaggaagggcaaaaacggtataagaacagtttggaaaaaatctaaaatatctaggtcaatagagaagggtacgctggaaagtataacgaccaggaaaagctgctcttactgccattcaatactctgcacctgacagagccatactctctaacttttacaaccacccccaactactCTGGATATGGGttgatgagacaagtatcagtcttggaaaagtcgatcctacacgtggacgaagaaTAAGGAACataggctagtataaaaggaaaagtaagcaaacCAGAgcagaggctgggaaaaatggccaaaaaccagagcctcccagcccgcctccaggagaaaaactCCTATGGCAatcacgatttaattatgtacgaacaccacggaaaacccCCGTCTTGTGACCgagacctagcctttcaaacccacgctctataaatgatattgtttggacctttttacATGCGAATccaacattattatgggtcgtcTCAaactgtgtccttacaatatattttaGAGTTACTTATAAGTTCTatgtgttctctctctctttaattttttttttttttcgagaaggACAATGTGTTCTCttctgttaaaaaaatttaaacttgaaacAGTATATTTAttgctagtatttttttttttttttttgaatccttTTTGTGagtatatttattgttattattattgtttggaTGATATGACTCCCCAAACCCACTCCCACTTTTGTTGGCATTAATTGGCTTGTCCACTGAAATTATGAAGTCAAACCAAACTGTGGAGTAACCACTTTTTTGGGAACGCctattcaaagttcaaacattGTCTGATTCATGTTTTAGTTCATGACATTCTTTATAACTTCATTATCTCTAGTATGATTTCATATCTTAAATGtctagataatttttttaaagcattttattttttatggtaagGTCTTGTACTCACAGTCTCATCATTTCTATTACTCTTATAAAGAAATGAAGTACAATAGAACTCGTTTGGCAAGCCCATAGACtgcatcattattattatttttattattattattattattattatttgagaaaGGACCAGCTAAACTAGTAGTGCAGAACTCCAGTAGCTTAGCTCTTGAGCAAAAAGTTCCTTTTTAGAAAGGTAACATATGGTCCACTCATACATATTAGATAGGATTCCCTTTCTTTGTCTActctcatttttcttcctctcaACCACTTGTCATTGTCAGATTGTTTTAGGTACCATTTGTCAAGATTTGTGGAAGATCACTAGTGATTTTTGTGCTATTCTCTAAAAGGGCAGTCAAGTCTTAATGAAACTCCACATAATTGTTTGGAGGCTGATGAGTATCAGGAGTACTCATTTGCAGCATGATCTGAAGACGACTGACCCTTTTTGCATGCCAAGAAGACTAAGGAAACCTTTGCAAAAAGCTGGAATGCAACAATGAATAATCAACTGGAAAAGAACTGACAAGATAAAGGAAGAAGATTCCATTTGAAGAGAAGAGAGCATTGGTGTGGGGCTCGAGATATTAGAGGAAGTGAGTTTTGGGTATAAACATTGAAGATCTCTCATTTGTCTAAAAAAGCCAACAGTAAGATTTAACACAAGCTGACACATTTGCGTTATaccttaaaaaaagaattagtgaagtttcaattaattaagactcATCATAATTGTTTATATAGTCTAAATCAatcaagtgaacaccacaattCAACATCAGCTCTCACATGTCAAATACACCCAAAATCAGACAAATCTTGGGCATCACAATTAGTTGGCTAGGAAAAGATCACGACTTGCTGACTAAACGAAAATGTTCCTCTCAGACAGAATGTTGAATTGGCATTTTGCCTTCCAAATAGTGGTCCTTAAGCCTCACGTAGAGCTATGAAAGGCACCTAAGTAACGCTTATGATCCATACATGATACCAACGCATAGAAAGGCACCAAATTGACGCTCATGAACCACATATACGGCACCAACGCATGGAAAAGCACCGAATTAACATTCATGACCTATATTTGGTATCAACAGTTGGAATGATGGTAACAGAATGGGTTGGGGATGACATCCAATAATAATATTGCACCGACAATATTGAATTAAGGAAATAAATATGTACCTTATGGAGagtaataattttcttaattacaAGAGGATGTTGTACATTCTCAAAGATGAACCAAAGTTCTTTTATTTACCtgaagaaaagaataaagttCTCTTTTGGCTACTTCAATAGAAGTTAAGAACCGTGTGACTTAAAACAGATACGAAACCCAAAGATACGCTTTAAGACTGACGTTTATTAAGAAAGTCATTTTAAAACATAGAGAAAAAGTGTATCAGAAGTCCAATTTAATGACTGACAAAGAGTACCGTGTAGAACACGTAGCTAGCATGCCAACTACGAATCTTCATAAAAATCACAAAGTAACGGAAAATGCTAATAGTAATCGGTCCAAGTCAATTCAGTATTTCACCAAAGCAAGTCCCTTGAATTTAACACAAATTCTTATCCATTTATTGCTTCAAGCCTTCAAGGAAAGTTTAACCTcagatttgtacccaaaaaaaaaaaaaaaaagtttaagattcaaataaaaacttaattaacTGACAAATgaagggttttttatttatttattttttgaactgattaaattatgaaaataatataatcgTATCCACAAGGACTTTTTTAGTTTAGTGATCCATGATTGCCCTAACCTATATttgttttcaattgaaaaacGCAGAAATAACAGCTAGCTACACCCTTAACAAGTAATAAATAATGATCTGGTTCAAGAATtggggagggagagagagagagcacatgTTCCCacgtgttttcacacatttacaGACCATATAAGTAGTGTATATGACCCAACTAGgcaccaaaaaaattaataattgcGGGCACTTTATGTATCATGCTATGTTGGAAAGGATATGatattgtttttcatattttggggCAAATTTGTGGAAGCCAATATGCTTTGGTCCACCATTGTCTCATAATTGATTTATTCTAAGGCAAAATATATCATCCTCTAGCTGTGCCTTTATTACACTTCGCGATGCTCTACAATTTTAGTCAAatgaaatcatgttttcattCAGTACTTTCTAAAAGAGAAGAGGGCGAATTGGGAGGATTGAAAGTGCAACTCaaagagagagactgagagaggaGATACAAACAATATAGAGAGGTAGGTGCATTATAGAAAAAAGTTCAAATTGTGAAAAATCCtgatgtttttaattgtatcttTATTAAAGCACATACTTTATAAAccataataatttataaaaacttAGCCTAtatctattaaaaataattagcaAATCGACCTATCTATGTGGAAGAAAGATTTTGATTAGTGCCTACTATACTTAGATAACATCGTTTTACTTTTGAGTGTTTGTCATCTTCTCTTTAAAGCTGAAATCGATTTTAAGAGGGAAATTGAAGTAATGACTACAAAAACTAGATTCTATGTTACTGGTTTTAAACATATAGATTATCTGGTTTATAAGGTATGAgatttaaaatgacaaaataaaaattcagggTATTTTATTGGGGAGAAAAACATTCAAGTGGGTAAACtttggttaaaaaaaaggaattgtaCCACTTCACTAATAATTATACCATTAAACTAAAATGTATAAATTAGGATGGAAACAATATATGAtagaaaaaatatcaaaaagtttttacaaaataatattatgcCTATCAGCCTAGGAAAAAAATCCACAGATTAATCTTGTTTAGTAATACGTAGCTTTTGTAAGATTTGTATTTtgtaaatagaaaaataaatactactacaattttgtacatttattACTAGAATGTTTTGAATGCATGGTTCATGTCCTTGGATTGGGCATTAAAGTCACACGACGTTGTAACAGTCTGTGGTTAGAAGCATAGCCATTGGCCGTGAGGAACATGAATCTATTTATTGAGAGCAGATCCCCAATAGTAATTCTTTTTTGGCTAAAGAACCCAAATTAATTCCCTTAATGATATTGATCATCCAACCATCTCCTAGAATAGTATAATGCAAAATGAAACTCATTCTTTGAGGGAGATTTGTTACCTTATTTCCATAGCAAAAAATGCCTTTCATATGCATTCAATTTCTATACCaactctttctccaaaaaaaaaaaaaaaaaaaaaaattctataccaacaattcatttttttttattataaaaagtaataaaaattaggTGACCTGGTATAAGTATGACTCCTACTGATTAGGGAACAAGCCAATAATATAAAGGCCGCATTGAAAACCTGACCTAAAAAAAGATGACTTTCGTATGAGTGATAACGACGTATCATTGAAGTATAGGGCCATTTATGTCATTTGAGGTCTCCCACGCTCGTGGTTTATGTAAGCAAAAAGTAAACCATAATGTGTGATTCCAGACTTTCCAGTCATGCTTCTTAATTTTACAATAATACATGTGGATCGGTTAAACTATGAACAGAGAAACTTCCTTTTCTATACTGCAACATTGCCATTTGTTTTTCCTAGTAATCTCCAACTGCTCACTTCTAAAACTCTACAGAATTTGATTGTCTTAAGCTAGAAATTAGATTTGAAAGGACCGcatgtatttgtttgttttcagtatTCTTGTAAAAGTACAGTGGAAGAGAAACCAAACTGCCTTAGTTCTAACAGCAACAAAACAACATTGTCTGCCAAAATCCCAGTGAGGTGAGTGAGACTTGTGATGAACATTTTCTGAGATCCGAGACTCAtataagaccaaaaaaaatgttcaagtcATGGAGCAGGAAGAAGAAGGTCAAAGTTGTATTCAAATTGGAGTTTCAGGCCACTCAGGTATCAGTTTGACAAAGCAAAGGAAAaccatttctttttctgttACTATATGAAGATGGGCTTGTTTAGTTTGGCTAATTGGTTTGAGTTGCACCAAatgtctcaattttttttttttttttttttttatatattcaattcAGACATGCTTAtcccacaaatatatatatatatatatatatagtgtgaaTAATCTGATAGAGCTTAGAGCAATTGACAAGATCTTACCTGGTTTTGCATCTCCATTTTCAGGTGCCAAAACTGAAAAAATCAACATTGATGATATCTTTGGTGCCAGAGGATGTTGGAAAGCCAACAGTGAGACTAGAGAAAGCTGCAATTCTGGATGGAACCTGCACATGGGAGAATCCTATCTATGAGACAGTGAAACTCATTAGGGAATCAAAAACAGGAAAACTCAATGAGAAAATTTACCACTTCATTGTTTCAACTGTAAGGAATGGTCACAGCTTCTCattctttttctcctctttctggttgggttttctcaaaaaattccTGTGTTCTTGCAGGGATCATCAAAATCTGGTTATCTTGGAGAAGCTTCAATTGATTTTGCAGATTTTGAGGCAGAGACTAAACCATTAACTGTTTCTCTGCCTCTTAAGTTTGCAAACTCTGGCGCAGTTCTGCATgtaactctctttctctctcctctcatacacacaaacacacacacatacatgttAGAAATCTAATGGTTGAAGTTTCCCAGAAATTGACTCTTGTGTTTGAGTTCTAActatcaatatcaaaattaatacaACTTCAGCATCATTTGCTTGTAAAAGACTTCTGTGATTCATCATAtttgacataatttttaaaacaggTGACAATTCAGAAGATGGAGGAAGATACTGATCAAAAGTAAGTAGGAAGCAATGCACATTAACCTCAATTTATCCACcataacttcttttttcttctcctattcttttgttgttgtttttaccACCCCCTACTTTAGAAAGTTACATTTACACAATTAAGATTCTAAATTCAGAGATGGTGAAGAGTATGGAGCTCAATTACTTACACATGATGAAAGCATGAATAGTCAACCAAGCAATTGCAGTGCAGATGATAACTTTTACAATTTTGCTGAAGTAAGGTCTCATATCATAGAACTTTTCGTAACTTTTCCATAAAAAAGGTTCAAGAGTAGGACAACAACATCAATAAGCTTCAACTCAAACTATCAAAATAGTAGAGACAAATGTCATATCTGAAAAGTAATTGTTGAACTATCTCTTAATTGTTGCACAGGATATGAATCTGAAAGAAGCCACATCTCAGATTGCTGAACAAAATGGCATCTTTAGAGCACCTACAGGCTCTAATGCTGCATTAGCATCATGTTGGGATATCAACTCTATACAAAGTACACAAGAAGATCTTGGATTCAGAAGTAGCGTCCATCAGGAACCCACCAGCTTCCGCACACATAACAGACAAAACTCCATGCCTAAGGGAACATTTGATGCCATCACCACAAAAAAGAATGCGCATCGGAGATCAAACACAGATTGGTCAGTGGATTCAGCTTCGGATGCAAGTTTAGTTGACTCAATAAACAGCCTGGAGGACAATCTTCCAAGAGAAAAGTTACAAGAGGCATCAGAAGATTCCctcgaaaaactcaaaaatgaaATTGCTACTCTAAAGAGACAAGCAGATTTATCGGAAATGGAAATACAGTCCCTTCGGAAACAAAATGTGAAGGAGAAGAAACAGGGAGAAAATCTATCAAGACAAATCATTAGCCTTAAAGAGGAGAAAAATGCACTCAAAATAGAATGTGAACAACTCAAGTCACAGCAGAAATGCATTGATGATGCAGAAGCTACAAACAAATTGCAGTCTGAGATTAAGAATACAAGGGTTCAGTTAGAAGCAACAAGGCAAGAGCTtaattatgaaaagaaaataagtaatGATCTTCAGTTACAGCTGCAGAAAACACAAGACTTGAACTCAGAGTTAATTCATGCAGTGAGAGACCTTGAAGAAATG
This Quercus lobata isolate SW786 unplaced genomic scaffold, ValleyOak3.0 Primary Assembly Scq3eQI_1873, whole genome shotgun sequence DNA region includes the following protein-coding sequences:
- the LOC115973244 gene encoding golgin IMH1-like, which produces MFKSWSRKKKVKVVFKLEFQATQVPKLKKSTLMISLVPEDVGKPTVRLEKAAILDGTCTWENPIYETVKLIRESKTGKLNEKIYHFIVSTGSSKSGYLGEASIDFADFEAETKPLTVSLPLKFANSGAVLHVTIQKMEEDTDQKDGEEYGAQLLTHDESMNSQPSNCSADDNFYNFAEDMNLKEATSQIAEQNGIFRAPTGSNAALASCWDINSIQSTQEDLGFRSSVHQEPTSFRTHNRQNSMPKGTFDAITTKKNAHRRSNTDWSVDSASDASLVDSINSLEDNLPREKLQEASEDSLEKLKNEIATLKRQADLSEMEIQSLRKQNVKEKKQGENLSRQIISLKEEKNALKIECEQLKSQQKCIDDAEATNKLQSEIKNTRVQLEATRQELNYEKKISNDLQLQLQKTQDLNSELIHAVRDLEEMLEIKNKELATEYNDAKEVDLLKQNISDLNGEIEFYRKHKEELDMHTKQLTSDYEFLKQENHDISLKLEESQIQQQMTQNECSASLATIKELESHVEILEEKIKMQAEEFSESLISINELEAQVKGLEKELEKQALGFEEDLNAMAIAKTKQEQRAIRSE